The following are encoded together in the Leuconostoc mesenteroides subsp. mesenteroides ATCC 8293 genome:
- a CDS encoding MerR family transcriptional regulator: MRNAGMSIEALKQYIDLIYEDNDATIPARKAMLVEAANEMTEKINNLVTARSYLTNKIDNYYGHMRTVENKLFQDK; encoded by the coding sequence ATGAGAAACGCTGGTATGAGTATTGAGGCATTGAAGCAGTACATCGATTTAATATATGAAGACAATGATGCTACAATACCTGCCCGCAAAGCCATGTTAGTAGAAGCAGCTAATGAGATGACCGAAAAAATTAATAATTTAGTGACTGCTCGTAGTTATCTCACTAATAAGATAGATAACTATTACGGCCATATGCGTACAGTTGAAAACAAACTGTTTCAAGATAAATGA
- a CDS encoding YbaK/EbsC family protein produces the protein MSVENVRQFFKKYHLENRIVEHENIGDTVEHAAELLKCEIKQIAKSMTFIVAENPILIVLAGDKKVDNRKFKSTYNSRPKMIPFDQVADRIGHIPGAVTPFAIKSDVKVYLDVSLKRFETVFAAGGSTNSTIELSIDELENYAHPLDWVDVGKD, from the coding sequence ATGTCTGTTGAAAACGTTCGTCAATTTTTCAAAAAATATCATTTAGAGAACCGAATCGTAGAACACGAGAACATTGGTGATACGGTTGAACACGCTGCCGAGTTGTTGAAGTGTGAGATAAAACAAATTGCCAAATCCATGACCTTCATCGTGGCAGAAAATCCAATTTTGATTGTTCTTGCAGGTGACAAAAAAGTAGATAATAGAAAATTCAAATCAACGTACAATTCACGACCAAAAATGATTCCTTTTGATCAGGTTGCGGACAGAATTGGACACATCCCTGGTGCGGTAACACCATTTGCAATCAAATCAGACGTAAAAGTATACTTAGACGTATCTCTAAAGAGATTTGAAACTGTTTTTGCTGCAGGCGGTAGTACAAATAGTACAATCGAATTATCAATAGATGAGCTTGAAAACTATGCTCATCCCCTAGACTGGGTAGATGTAGGGAAAGACTAG
- a CDS encoding LysE family translocator, whose product MTVNDWITFILASTVIIISPGPSVIYVTTNSMTNEIKTMMPLIIGLTAGYFCGMGISLIFISSLLKISSYSLVVLKIIGSGYLTYLAIQMWTRKQINQDSRKPTFIRGVLIAISNPKALLFYTTFFPQFGHTQVDMVYLALCYGILSFIVDFSNMLISHFVSRGISMNSLMWINRSGALLLWLTTLKIWL is encoded by the coding sequence ATGACAGTAAATGATTGGATAACCTTTATATTAGCTAGTACCGTTATTATAATTTCCCCAGGTCCTTCTGTAATATATGTAACAACAAACAGTATGACTAATGAGATTAAAACAATGATGCCATTGATTATAGGACTCACTGCAGGATATTTTTGTGGTATGGGCATCTCTTTAATATTTATAAGTAGCTTACTCAAAATTTCATCCTACTCATTGGTCGTGTTAAAAATAATTGGTTCTGGCTATTTAACGTACTTAGCCATCCAAATGTGGACTCGTAAGCAGATTAATCAAGATAGCAGAAAACCAACATTCATACGAGGTGTGCTCATTGCTATCAGTAATCCTAAGGCACTATTATTTTATACAACTTTTTTCCCGCAATTTGGTCATACTCAAGTTGATATGGTATATCTAGCACTATGTTATGGCATATTAAGTTTTATAGTGGATTTTTCGAATATGTTAATTTCTCATTTTGTTAGCAGAGGGATTAGCATGAACTCTTTAATGTGGATTAATCGATCCGGAGCATTATTGCTATGGCTTACTACTTTAAAGATCTGGCTGTGA
- a CDS encoding D-2-hydroxyacid dehydrogenase translates to MKIVLLDGYNLNQDLNWETLKNLGDFEFYSRTSVDNDTEILQRIDDAEVVITHKTPLDDSVISRASQLKYIGIMGTGYDVVDIDSANNHNIIVTNVPTYATDAVAQFTFSLLLEITGQVGLHNQLVHDGKWSSVDDFTFWDKPLFELKGKTLGLIGYGRIAQKVAELANAFSMKVIFYNHRPSVATQKWVNQVSLDELFQKADIISLHVVQTPETINLINKTTISKMKDGVILINTARGKLISENDIAEALNNEKVYALATDVVQKEPIEKDNPLLKAKNCFITPHIAWAPLETRERLLRITVDNLNAYLSGEAKNVIG, encoded by the coding sequence AATTTGGGCGACTTTGAGTTTTATAGCCGTACATCAGTAGATAATGACACTGAAATTTTGCAGAGAATCGATGATGCGGAAGTTGTGATAACACATAAGACCCCACTAGATGATAGTGTAATCAGTCGTGCTTCACAGTTAAAATATATTGGCATTATGGGAACAGGTTATGACGTTGTCGATATTGATAGTGCAAACAACCACAACATTATTGTGACGAATGTGCCTACTTATGCTACGGATGCTGTCGCGCAATTTACCTTTTCATTATTACTAGAAATAACTGGTCAGGTTGGATTACATAACCAATTGGTCCATGATGGGAAATGGTCTAGTGTCGATGATTTTACATTTTGGGATAAACCGCTATTTGAATTGAAAGGTAAAACATTAGGGCTCATTGGTTATGGTCGAATTGCTCAAAAAGTGGCAGAATTAGCCAATGCTTTTTCAATGAAAGTTATTTTTTATAATCATCGACCTAGTGTTGCAACCCAAAAATGGGTCAACCAAGTTTCTTTAGATGAGCTTTTCCAAAAAGCGGATATTATTAGTCTTCATGTTGTTCAAACACCAGAAACGATTAATTTAATTAACAAGACTACTATCTCAAAAATGAAAGATGGTGTGATTTTAATCAATACAGCCCGTGGAAAACTTATTAGTGAAAATGACATAGCCGAGGCACTAAATAATGAAAAAGTTTATGCCTTAGCTACAGATGTTGTCCAAAAAGAGCCAATTGAAAAAGACAATCCTTTATTAAAAGCTAAAAATTGCTTTATTACACCTCACATCGCTTGGGCACCATTAGAGACTCGTGAAAGATTATTACGCATAACCGTAGATAATTTAAATGCATATTTATCAGGAGAAGCCAAAAACGTTATTGGTTAA